The following proteins are encoded in a genomic region of Haloarcula marina:
- a CDS encoding PAS domain S-box protein, producing the protein MPAGAIHVLHVDDDPDITDLSAAMLEREADFRVTTATDPEDGLTRFDAATFDCVVSDYDMPGIDGLELYDRLAPSFDHVDFPFILFTGRGSESVAAEALNAGVTGYLQKGGAEQYDLLANRIRNATANYRAQVKAERYETVLEALDYPVYVVDERGTFRYVNEPFARVTGYDIADIVGRPTSFVKPDETVRRAEAELGQLLSSTGPTTSRFEATIETADGDHVACCDHMGVLPYEGESFRGSVGILRVLDDGSPVEADGGGETLHSPHASEPLAAEALLHTVSDPVYVVDDDGEFVFVNDRLCAFVGADPADIVGTSAFDITAPEDHETTRAALDRLAADGVEEVSFEKEMIVDGERTPVEGTLRVLSESPPRYVGIVSDSSDRRRATDRYRALFDNLPDPTVVLAFDDGVPRIRRANDAFETVFGYDPEAIVGESVNDLLVPPGRAEGAANIDEAMRQGEYVNREVRRETVDGETRDFLFRNVPITHDNGDVLAYGVYTDITERIAYEESLTALHETARRLMAAASVDELLEIGLESAADGLGHEISAIYRYDEVVGGLAPAAATDEAREVLADLPTVEPGNSIVWRAYESGAPTRTGDVREDADVRHPETPIRSAMVLPLGDQGVFVAWSTAVDEFDETDLSLGRVLTATVQSALQQVEREETLREREQSLARQNERLDEFASIVSHDLRTPLDLAGVHLELALEELATDDEDVLEHFDRVEAAHDRMSTLISDVLTWAREGAAVDSPRPVSVADLATGCWRDLQTEDADLVVSTERTVEGDPDRLRRVFENLFANAVAYAGERPTVEVGDTEDGGVFVADDGPGIPEDARGSVFDSGLTLSEDGNGFGLAIVEQIVHAHGWQICATESGSGGARFEITGLN; encoded by the coding sequence ATGCCTGCGGGTGCTATCCACGTTCTTCACGTCGATGATGACCCTGACATCACCGACCTCTCCGCCGCGATGTTGGAGCGGGAGGCTGATTTTCGGGTCACCACGGCGACGGACCCGGAGGACGGGCTGACGCGATTCGACGCCGCCACGTTCGACTGCGTCGTCAGCGACTACGACATGCCCGGTATCGACGGGTTGGAACTGTACGACCGCCTCGCTCCGTCGTTCGACCACGTCGACTTCCCGTTCATCCTGTTCACCGGCCGCGGAAGCGAGTCGGTGGCCGCCGAGGCGCTGAACGCCGGTGTGACCGGTTACCTCCAGAAGGGCGGGGCCGAACAGTACGACTTGCTCGCCAACCGGATTCGAAACGCCACGGCGAACTATCGCGCACAGGTGAAGGCCGAGCGGTACGAGACGGTGCTGGAAGCGCTGGATTACCCGGTGTACGTCGTCGACGAACGGGGCACGTTCCGGTACGTCAACGAACCGTTCGCGCGGGTGACCGGCTACGACATCGCCGACATCGTCGGCCGACCGACATCGTTCGTCAAACCCGACGAGACGGTCCGGCGGGCCGAGGCCGAACTCGGGCAACTGCTCTCGTCGACGGGACCGACGACGAGTCGATTCGAGGCGACCATCGAGACGGCCGACGGCGACCACGTCGCCTGCTGCGACCACATGGGCGTCCTCCCCTACGAGGGGGAGTCGTTTCGGGGGTCGGTAGGCATCCTCCGCGTGCTGGACGACGGGTCACCGGTCGAGGCCGACGGCGGCGGCGAGACGCTACACTCGCCCCACGCCAGCGAACCCCTGGCGGCCGAAGCGTTGCTTCATACGGTGTCTGACCCGGTGTACGTCGTCGACGACGACGGCGAATTCGTCTTCGTCAACGACCGCCTGTGCGCGTTCGTCGGCGCGGACCCCGCCGACATCGTCGGGACTAGCGCGTTCGACATCACCGCGCCGGAAGACCACGAGACGACGCGCGCGGCCCTCGACCGACTCGCCGCGGACGGCGTCGAGGAAGTTTCCTTCGAGAAGGAGATGATAGTCGACGGCGAGCGAACGCCGGTCGAGGGGACGCTCAGAGTGCTGTCCGAGTCGCCGCCCCGATACGTCGGTATCGTCAGCGACAGCAGCGACCGACGGCGCGCCACCGATCGCTACCGCGCGCTGTTCGACAACCTCCCCGACCCGACCGTCGTCCTCGCGTTCGACGACGGCGTGCCGCGTATTCGACGAGCGAACGACGCCTTTGAGACGGTGTTCGGCTACGACCCGGAGGCCATCGTCGGCGAGTCCGTCAACGACTTGCTCGTGCCGCCGGGTCGTGCCGAGGGGGCCGCGAACATCGACGAGGCGATGCGCCAGGGCGAGTACGTGAACCGAGAGGTCCGACGGGAGACGGTCGACGGCGAGACGCGGGACTTCCTGTTCCGGAACGTCCCGATTACGCACGACAACGGCGACGTGCTGGCGTACGGCGTCTATACGGACATCACAGAGCGCATCGCTTACGAGGAGAGCCTGACGGCGCTCCACGAGACCGCTCGCCGTCTCATGGCGGCCGCGTCGGTCGACGAGTTGCTCGAAATCGGGTTGGAATCGGCGGCAGACGGCCTCGGTCACGAGATAAGCGCCATCTACCGCTACGACGAGGTGGTCGGCGGCCTCGCCCCGGCGGCGGCGACCGACGAGGCCCGCGAGGTACTGGCGGACCTGCCGACGGTCGAACCGGGGAACAGCATCGTCTGGCGGGCGTACGAGTCGGGGGCGCCGACCCGTACCGGCGACGTTCGCGAGGACGCGGACGTGCGACATCCGGAGACTCCCATTCGCTCTGCGATGGTCCTGCCGCTGGGCGACCAGGGCGTGTTCGTCGCCTGGTCGACGGCCGTCGACGAGTTCGACGAGACGGACCTCTCGCTGGGGCGGGTGCTGACCGCCACCGTCCAGTCGGCGCTCCAGCAGGTCGAACGCGAGGAGACGCTCCGCGAGCGCGAACAGTCGCTCGCGCGGCAGAACGAGCGCTTAGACGAGTTCGCCTCTATCGTCTCCCACGACCTCCGGACGCCGCTCGACCTCGCGGGCGTCCACCTCGAACTCGCCCTCGAAGAGCTAGCGACCGACGACGAGGACGTCCTCGAACACTTCGACCGGGTCGAGGCGGCCCACGACCGGATGTCGACGCTCATCAGCGACGTGCTCACGTGGGCGCGCGAAGGGGCGGCCGTCGACTCCCCCCGCCCGGTGTCGGTCGCGGACCTCGCCACGGGGTGCTGGCGGGACCTCCAGACCGAGGACGCGGACCTCGTCGTCTCGACGGAGCGGACCGTGGAAGGCGACCCCGACCGACTGCGGCGCGTCTTCGAGAACCTCTTTGCGAACGCGGTGGCGTACGCAGGCGAGCGCCCGACAGTGGAGGTCGGTGATACCGAGGACGGCGGCGTGTTCGTCGCCGACGACGGCCCGGGGATACCCGAAGACGCCCGCGGGAGCGTCTTCGATTCGGGGCTGACCCTCTCGGAGGACGGCAACGGCTTCGGTCTGGCTATCGTCGAGCAAATCGTCCACGCGCACGGCTGGCAGATTTGCGCGACCGAGAGCGGGTCGGGCGGCGCTCGCTTCGAGATAACCGGGCTGAACTGA
- a CDS encoding DUF1684 domain-containing protein: MTSDYADRLRGHRAEKDEFFAEHPQSPIPPEERDEFDGLRYYDPDEAYRVAATVTRHDDPETVAMETTAGQSVQYRHVVTFTFDIKGETHELAGYRQARDEDAALFVPFRDKTTGHQTYEHGRYMELEVDGELADGDTVTLDFNLAYAPFCAYSETFSCPLPPETNWLETTIEAGERSD, from the coding sequence ATGACCAGCGACTACGCCGACCGCCTCCGCGGGCACCGGGCCGAGAAAGACGAGTTCTTCGCCGAGCATCCGCAGTCGCCGATACCGCCCGAGGAACGGGACGAGTTCGACGGCCTGCGCTACTACGACCCCGACGAGGCGTACCGCGTCGCCGCGACGGTGACGCGACACGACGACCCCGAGACAGTTGCGATGGAGACGACGGCGGGACAGTCGGTGCAGTACCGGCACGTGGTCACGTTCACGTTCGACATCAAGGGCGAGACACACGAACTCGCGGGCTACCGACAGGCCCGCGACGAGGACGCGGCGCTGTTCGTCCCCTTCCGCGATAAGACGACGGGCCACCAGACGTACGAACACGGCCGCTACATGGAACTGGAAGTCGACGGCGAGTTGGCCGACGGCGACACCGTCACACTTGACTTCAATCTCGCGTACGCGCCGTTCTGCGCGTACAGCGAGACGTTCTCCTGTCCGCTCCCGCCGGAGACGAACTGGCTGGAGACGACAATCGAGGCTGGCGAGCGGTCCGACTGA
- a CDS encoding CPBP family intramembrane glutamic endopeptidase, producing MSTVTGDRPLLQSVVAIIAALGLGAGGLALGFVLTIVVGAILVVGAGLQLSATLSIVLGLVFVQGIGCMGVALTYLKLRPVVGPQIRSALGVGPSARGFDIPASVPDLRDIVVVGVGYVTALGGAMVGAILLSLLQVDTGSNQAAELGLENPEVLLLLIPASILLIGPGEELLFRGVVQGRIREVFSPVPGVLIPSVVFAGLHWFALSGGSPLGNLAALGVLVVPALVFGVSYEYTDNIVVPSLIHGVYNATLFTTLYLVVRFGDQIPQQAMLG from the coding sequence ATGTCTACAGTGACGGGCGACCGCCCCCTCCTCCAATCGGTCGTCGCGATTATCGCCGCCCTCGGCCTCGGCGCGGGCGGACTGGCGCTCGGATTCGTCCTGACGATAGTCGTCGGGGCAATCCTCGTCGTCGGCGCGGGCCTCCAACTCTCCGCCACCCTGTCTATCGTCCTCGGCCTGGTGTTCGTGCAAGGAATCGGCTGTATGGGCGTCGCGCTGACCTACCTCAAACTCCGACCAGTCGTCGGCCCCCAAATCAGGTCGGCCCTCGGCGTCGGCCCGAGTGCGAGAGGGTTCGACATCCCGGCGTCGGTCCCCGACCTCCGCGACATCGTCGTCGTCGGCGTCGGCTACGTCACCGCGCTGGGCGGCGCGATGGTCGGGGCGATTCTCCTCTCGCTGTTGCAGGTCGACACCGGGTCGAATCAGGCGGCCGAACTCGGCCTCGAAAACCCCGAGGTACTCCTCCTGTTGATTCCGGCGTCGATACTGCTCATCGGTCCCGGCGAGGAACTGCTGTTCCGCGGCGTCGTGCAGGGCCGCATCCGAGAAGTCTTCAGCCCCGTCCCGGGTGTCCTCATCCCGAGCGTGGTGTTCGCGGGTCTGCACTGGTTCGCGCTCAGCGGCGGGTCGCCGCTCGGAAACCTCGCCGCCCTCGGCGTCCTCGTCGTCCCGGCGCTCGTCTTCGGCGTCAGCTACGAGTACACCGACAACATCGTCGTGCCGTCGCTGATTCACGGCGTCTACAACGCGACGCTGTTCACCACCCTGTATCTGGTGGTGCGCTTCGGCGACCAGATCCCCCAGCAGGCGATGCTCGGCTGA
- a CDS encoding LLM class oxidoreductase, translating into MDRFNAGYDRLFGSDALSIGVGFPLTDSAETRPDPDAEMRLAARAESLGFDALWARDVPMYWPRFGDAGQTFEPWSWLSYAAAHTEDIALGTASVVLPLRHPLHVAKSAASVDRLSGGRLVMGVATGDRDPEYPAFDVDPDERGERFRESVALLRTAWAEEFPDATGAWGELDGELDLVPKPTSETIPLLPTGNARQSVEWIADHGDGWLFYHLPESTLSSYVEEWRELAGEKPYAMVVRTELADDPGADPEPVHQGYRAGAEWFVQYFRGLDEAGVDHVVVSASGDDPETELTRLWTDVFDRL; encoded by the coding sequence ATGGACCGATTCAACGCGGGCTACGACCGCCTGTTCGGGAGCGATGCTCTCTCTATCGGCGTGGGGTTTCCGCTGACCGACAGCGCCGAAACCCGGCCCGACCCCGACGCCGAGATGCGCCTCGCGGCCCGCGCCGAATCGCTCGGTTTCGACGCGCTCTGGGCGCGGGACGTGCCGATGTACTGGCCCCGCTTCGGCGACGCCGGACAGACCTTCGAGCCGTGGTCGTGGCTCTCCTACGCCGCCGCACACACCGAGGACATCGCGCTCGGGACGGCGAGCGTCGTCCTTCCGCTTCGCCACCCGCTCCACGTCGCGAAGAGTGCGGCGTCTGTCGACCGCCTCTCGGGCGGGCGCCTCGTGATGGGCGTCGCAACGGGCGACCGGGACCCGGAGTACCCGGCGTTCGACGTCGACCCGGACGAACGCGGCGAGCGGTTCCGCGAGAGCGTCGCCCTCCTCCGAACGGCGTGGGCCGAGGAATTTCCCGACGCGACGGGCGCGTGGGGTGAACTCGACGGCGAGTTGGACCTCGTCCCGAAGCCGACCTCGGAGACGATACCGCTCCTCCCGACGGGGAACGCCCGCCAGTCCGTCGAGTGGATAGCCGACCACGGCGACGGGTGGCTGTTCTACCACCTGCCCGAGTCGACGCTGTCGTCGTACGTCGAGGAGTGGCGCGAACTCGCTGGCGAGAAACCGTACGCGATGGTCGTCCGCACCGAGTTGGCCGACGACCCGGGGGCCGACCCAGAGCCCGTCCATCAGGGCTACCGGGCCGGAGCCGAGTGGTTCGTCCAGTATTTCCGGGGTCTCGACGAGGCGGGCGTCGACCACGTGGTCGTCTCGGCGTCGGGCGACGACCCGGAGACCGAACTCACCCGACTCTGGACGGACGTGTTCGACCGGCTCTGA
- a CDS encoding PAS domain S-box protein, producing the protein MTPIAAVLDPMTTMWAALACLAFGVVALVARDDAITQLAEKVRRAADGEDVEFEADRDDEFGDLCAAVEKLNETVSAHERTEASAERYRQRFDEIVADSGTSDDEKIAAVVELGAEVFGVENAFVTSLNEVTDNYEVTTALGDGFPENEPVTGVIDALCRETTKNHDAVLGVPNLEAIGYEDDDDGEVAVGCFLGAEIFVDRDLYGTVCFVGDEPRAEGFSAVETEFADLVSRWIGQVFERRANTSSLRLASKTMEAAPVGVTILDPSRDGYPIIAVNEAFESISGYSEEESIGESWQFLHGTGTDEEAAAAIQWALDERESVSIELRNYRKDGTPFWNRVSVAPVLDDEGAVAYFVLFQEDVTERSEQERQTAALIENTIHPIFIKDLDGVYQFMNEAAAAYFDLDPADAIGKRDEELFEADNLEDVRRGDGEVLRTGRAITMETATTIDGREHIFSDNKYPYLDRDGSVIGVMGISQDITDRKSSESELERTQHLLQQTERLANLGGWELDVRNGDGPTLHWTDEVYRIHDLPTDADVTLDDAIDFYHPDDRERVREGVERALESAEQYDVEARLITATGRNRWVWAIGDPVVVDGDVVAVRGSVQDITEQKERALELERTRNLLGQAGRMANFGGWELDVTTEPPTLTWTDSLTELHGLPPETEIDLETALSLYRPEDRRVIREKIQTAIETGTGYEIVARAKTDDSTFGWVRGIAEAVVENDEVVRIRGAIQDITDQKERELALESLHESTRGLLNTEDQAAAAKLVVDAAESVLDVSVFCIFLFDEGTNVLRPVAHSEGFREYCKRDPVPIGPEDGSLLWRSFVTGSLTVIDDAAAADEPFVAPIKNGLVVPIGPHGVFVAIDQAKVIDDDVRQLVETLVATAEEAFSRIQTETELRERDAELNKQNKQLRRQIRINETIRSVHQSLVGATSREALESTVCERLVSGEDIEFAWVGGIVASTGAVVPRAWAGEDRGYLDNVSFNGTAGDREPAAETADTGTPTVVSNVARDIQTAPWRQHALAANFQSVLAVPLAFDEYSYGFVAVYANEPRTFGDLEQKVFTELGESIANAIASASTKQALQADRAISLTLRLEGTTDLLTAIAREAGCEVTYLGLSTYLDDTARLFVRTTGVDGSVVADALDSLHAVQAYRHVSESDDGDVFEVDHRGTSIVTKLVRHGGRPSSIRADESGLTVEVDIHVSADVRTFVEMLGEEYDVELRSRRERDRSLQTRQSVLESILGDLTDRQREVLQTAYYAGFFNWPRDTTGEGLAAMLDVSQPTVNRHLRVAEQRIMRQLFDPETERDT; encoded by the coding sequence ATGACGCCGATAGCCGCCGTTCTCGACCCCATGACGACGATGTGGGCGGCGCTGGCCTGTCTCGCGTTCGGCGTCGTCGCGCTGGTCGCACGGGACGACGCCATCACGCAGTTGGCTGAGAAAGTCCGTCGCGCCGCCGACGGCGAGGACGTCGAGTTCGAGGCCGACCGAGACGACGAATTTGGTGACTTGTGCGCCGCTGTCGAGAAACTGAATGAGACCGTCAGCGCACACGAGCGAACGGAGGCGTCGGCGGAACGCTACCGCCAGCGGTTCGACGAGATAGTGGCCGATTCGGGGACGAGCGACGACGAGAAGATAGCGGCGGTCGTGGAACTCGGCGCCGAGGTATTCGGCGTCGAAAACGCATTCGTGACGAGTCTCAACGAAGTGACCGATAACTACGAAGTGACGACGGCGTTGGGTGACGGATTCCCCGAGAACGAACCCGTGACGGGGGTTATCGACGCGCTCTGTCGCGAGACGACGAAGAATCACGACGCCGTCCTCGGCGTTCCCAACCTGGAAGCCATCGGCTACGAGGACGATGACGACGGTGAGGTGGCTGTGGGTTGTTTCCTCGGTGCCGAGATATTCGTCGACCGAGACCTGTACGGGACCGTCTGTTTCGTCGGCGACGAACCGCGCGCGGAGGGGTTTTCGGCCGTCGAAACGGAGTTCGCCGACCTCGTCAGCAGATGGATCGGACAGGTGTTCGAGCGCCGTGCGAACACGTCGTCGTTGCGTCTGGCGAGCAAGACGATGGAGGCAGCGCCAGTCGGGGTCACGATTCTCGACCCATCACGGGACGGGTACCCGATTATCGCCGTGAACGAAGCGTTCGAATCGATATCCGGCTACTCGGAGGAAGAGAGCATCGGCGAAAGCTGGCAGTTCCTGCACGGGACGGGCACCGACGAGGAAGCCGCCGCGGCCATCCAGTGGGCGCTCGACGAACGAGAGTCCGTGTCCATCGAACTCCGGAACTACCGGAAGGACGGCACGCCGTTCTGGAACCGAGTGAGCGTCGCGCCCGTCCTCGACGACGAGGGAGCAGTGGCCTACTTCGTGCTGTTTCAGGAGGACGTGACCGAACGGTCCGAACAGGAGCGCCAGACCGCGGCCCTTATCGAGAACACCATCCACCCGATATTCATCAAAGACCTCGACGGAGTCTACCAGTTCATGAACGAGGCGGCGGCAGCCTACTTCGACCTCGATCCGGCAGATGCCATCGGAAAACGCGACGAGGAACTGTTCGAGGCCGACAATCTGGAAGACGTTCGGCGAGGCGACGGGGAGGTCCTACGCACCGGCAGGGCCATCACGATGGAGACGGCGACGACGATAGACGGGCGCGAACACATCTTCAGCGACAACAAGTATCCGTACCTCGACAGAGACGGGTCGGTCATCGGCGTCATGGGAATCAGCCAAGATATCACCGACCGAAAGTCGAGCGAGAGCGAACTGGAGCGGACCCAGCACCTGCTCCAGCAGACGGAGCGTCTCGCGAACCTCGGCGGCTGGGAACTCGACGTGCGAAACGGCGACGGTCCCACGCTTCACTGGACCGACGAGGTGTACCGCATCCACGACCTGCCGACCGACGCAGACGTCACTCTCGACGACGCCATCGACTTCTACCACCCCGACGACCGGGAGCGAGTCCGGGAGGGCGTCGAACGGGCGCTCGAATCCGCTGAACAGTACGACGTAGAGGCACGGTTGATAACCGCAACGGGACGAAATCGGTGGGTGTGGGCCATCGGGGACCCTGTCGTAGTGGACGGAGATGTCGTCGCCGTACGTGGCTCGGTCCAGGACATCACCGAACAGAAAGAGCGGGCGCTGGAACTCGAACGAACTCGGAATCTTCTCGGTCAAGCCGGGCGGATGGCGAACTTCGGTGGCTGGGAACTAGACGTGACCACGGAGCCGCCGACGCTGACGTGGACGGACTCGCTCACCGAACTTCACGGGCTTCCACCGGAGACGGAGATAGACTTGGAGACGGCGCTTTCCCTGTACCGACCCGAAGACAGGCGGGTTATCAGGGAGAAGATTCAGACAGCCATCGAGACAGGAACGGGGTACGAAATCGTAGCGCGGGCGAAGACAGACGACAGCACGTTCGGGTGGGTACGCGGCATCGCTGAAGCGGTCGTGGAGAACGACGAGGTCGTTCGCATTCGCGGTGCGATTCAAGACATCACCGACCAGAAAGAGCGAGAGCTCGCGCTCGAATCGCTCCACGAATCGACGCGCGGGCTCCTCAACACGGAAGACCAAGCCGCGGCGGCAAAGCTCGTCGTCGATGCGGCTGAAAGCGTCCTCGACGTCTCCGTCTTCTGTATCTTCCTGTTCGACGAGGGGACGAACGTCCTTCGGCCGGTGGCACACTCCGAGGGGTTCAGAGAGTACTGCAAGCGTGACCCCGTACCCATCGGACCGGAAGACGGGTCGCTGCTGTGGCGGTCGTTCGTGACTGGCAGCCTCACCGTTATCGACGACGCTGCGGCGGCTGATGAGCCGTTCGTGGCCCCAATCAAGAACGGGCTCGTAGTGCCGATAGGACCCCACGGCGTCTTCGTCGCCATCGACCAAGCGAAGGTCATCGACGACGACGTTCGACAACTGGTCGAGACGCTCGTGGCGACGGCCGAAGAGGCGTTCTCGCGCATTCAAACCGAGACGGAACTTCGCGAGCGGGACGCGGAACTCAACAAGCAAAACAAACAGTTGCGCCGACAGATACGGATAAACGAGACGATTCGGTCGGTCCACCAGTCGCTCGTGGGTGCGACGAGCAGAGAGGCGTTGGAGTCGACTGTCTGCGAACGACTCGTCAGCGGCGAGGACATCGAGTTCGCGTGGGTTGGCGGTATCGTCGCCAGCACCGGAGCGGTGGTCCCCCGAGCGTGGGCGGGTGAAGATAGGGGCTACCTCGATAACGTCTCGTTCAACGGGACGGCCGGGGACCGCGAACCGGCCGCCGAGACGGCCGACACCGGGACACCCACAGTCGTCTCGAACGTCGCCCGAGACATTCAGACAGCACCGTGGCGACAGCACGCACTGGCCGCGAACTTCCAGTCGGTGCTGGCCGTTCCGCTCGCATTCGACGAGTACAGCTACGGGTTCGTCGCCGTCTACGCGAACGAGCCACGAACGTTCGGTGACCTCGAACAGAAGGTGTTCACCGAACTCGGCGAGAGTATCGCGAACGCCATCGCCAGCGCCTCGACCAAGCAGGCGCTGCAGGCAGACAGGGCAATCTCACTGACGTTACGACTCGAGGGGACGACCGACCTGCTCACTGCAATCGCTCGCGAGGCCGGGTGTGAGGTGACGTACCTGGGATTGTCCACGTACCTCGACGACACGGCGCGACTATTCGTCCGGACGACCGGCGTCGACGGGTCGGTAGTCGCAGACGCACTCGACTCGTTGCACGCGGTACAGGCCTACCGTCACGTCAGCGAGAGCGACGACGGCGACGTGTTCGAAGTGGACCATCGCGGGACCTCTATCGTGACAAAGTTGGTCCGACACGGCGGACGCCCGAGTTCGATTCGGGCCGACGAGAGCGGGCTCACGGTCGAGGTCGATATCCACGTATCTGCGGACGTTCGAACCTTCGTCGAGATGCTCGGCGAGGAGTACGACGTCGAACTCCGCAGCCGCCGGGAGCGAGACCGGTCGCTCCAGACCAGACAGAGCGTCCTCGAATCGATTCTTGGCGACCTCACGGACCGACAGCGAGAGGTCCTCCAAACGGCATACTATGCGGGCTTCTTCAATTGGCCGCGCGATACCACGGGCGAGGGCCTCGCGGCGATGCTCGACGTCTCACAGCCCACCGTGAATAGACACCTCCGTGTCGCTGAGCAGCGGATTATGCGTCAACTCTTCGACCCGGAGACAGAGAGAGACACGTAG
- a CDS encoding HalOD1 output domain-containing protein: protein MNEYHRPGNVESTSLRIVEAVADTLGSDPCTLNPPLGTVVDPDALDSLVESGGETGVEVTFTYADCRVSLKQGDLVVQTLGETNQ, encoded by the coding sequence ATGAACGAATACCATCGGCCGGGCAATGTCGAGTCGACCTCGCTGCGAATCGTCGAGGCCGTCGCAGATACCCTCGGCAGCGACCCGTGCACGCTGAATCCCCCGTTGGGGACAGTTGTTGACCCCGATGCACTCGATTCGTTAGTCGAGTCCGGTGGCGAGACCGGCGTCGAAGTGACGTTCACGTATGCCGATTGTCGAGTCTCGCTCAAACAGGGAGACCTCGTCGTCCAGACGTTGGGCGAGACCAACCAGTGA
- a CDS encoding NAD(P)/FAD-dependent oxidoreductase, whose amino-acid sequence MEYVDVAVVGGGPAGSSAAEAAAARGADAVVLEKGVPRADRAERGPDSTDAAGLLDYWLEIMDIPFEEFPEDVVLSELEGAKFYGPNAELALTETGIDAEYDGFGFTMHRARFDDWLRERAVDAGADYRVGVSVTGVDTDLSASPRHTVHLANGEDIETDYVILADGPQRTVTGGTLDQFLDGRTMSDIMPSNTVNHIAYQEHRRMPEELFDPDFIEFWWGIMPGHTAYPWIFPNDAPVARIGLTMPIGLDIADYDVSEWDLLSSEDDGIPRGREYIERLLRRQFSDYDLDDFPIVEDRGKSKGTETYPISSTRPIESPARAGIAVTGGAMGATSAFHEGGDHVAVRTGKIAGRLAAVERLERYNDEWHAAIGDEILRNVTFADLVRDWGPRDWDRAFTTASDLMDARGIKADAALRGGLHGIELVMKYKWGKFGYRNGKYVQLREDEFAV is encoded by the coding sequence ATGGAGTACGTAGACGTCGCAGTCGTCGGGGGCGGTCCCGCCGGGTCGTCCGCCGCGGAAGCGGCCGCCGCCCGCGGTGCCGACGCCGTCGTTCTGGAGAAGGGGGTTCCCCGCGCGGACCGGGCCGAGCGGGGGCCGGATTCGACGGACGCCGCGGGCCTGCTCGACTACTGGCTCGAAATCATGGACATCCCGTTCGAGGAGTTCCCCGAGGACGTGGTCCTCAGCGAACTGGAGGGCGCGAAGTTCTACGGGCCGAACGCCGAGTTGGCGCTGACGGAGACGGGCATCGACGCCGAGTACGACGGGTTCGGCTTCACGATGCACCGCGCGCGGTTCGACGATTGGCTCCGCGAACGGGCCGTCGACGCCGGCGCTGACTACCGCGTCGGGGTCAGCGTCACCGGCGTCGACACCGACCTCTCGGCGAGTCCCCGCCACACCGTGCATCTGGCCAACGGCGAGGACATCGAGACAGACTACGTGATTCTCGCCGACGGCCCGCAGCGAACGGTCACCGGCGGCACCCTCGACCAGTTCCTCGACGGGCGGACGATGAGCGACATCATGCCGTCCAACACGGTCAACCACATCGCCTATCAGGAGCACCGCCGGATGCCCGAGGAACTGTTCGACCCCGACTTCATCGAGTTCTGGTGGGGCATCATGCCCGGTCACACGGCGTATCCGTGGATTTTCCCGAACGACGCGCCCGTGGCCCGCATCGGCCTGACGATGCCCATCGGACTGGACATCGCCGACTACGACGTGAGCGAGTGGGACCTGCTCTCGTCCGAGGACGACGGCATCCCCCGCGGTCGAGAGTACATCGAGCGACTCCTCCGCCGACAGTTCTCGGACTACGACCTCGACGACTTCCCCATCGTCGAGGACCGCGGGAAGTCGAAGGGAACCGAGACGTACCCCATCTCCTCGACGCGCCCCATCGAGTCCCCCGCGAGGGCGGGTATCGCCGTCACCGGCGGGGCGATGGGCGCGACGTCGGCGTTCCACGAGGGCGGTGACCACGTCGCCGTTCGGACCGGGAAAATCGCCGGGCGACTCGCCGCCGTGGAACGACTGGAACGCTACAACGACGAGTGGCACGCGGCCATCGGCGACGAAATCCTCCGGAACGTTACCTTCGCAGACCTCGTTCGGGACTGGGGGCCGCGTGACTGGGACCGCGCTTTCACCACCGCCAGTGACCTGATGGACGCCCGCGGCATCAAGGCCGACGCCGCGCTCAGGGGCGGCCTCCACGGCATCGAACTCGTCATGAAGTACAAGTGGGGCAAGTTCGGCTACCGCAACGGGAAGTACGTCCAGTTGCGCGAAGACGAGTTCGCCGTCTGA